In the genome of Actinomadura graeca, one region contains:
- a CDS encoding 2'-5' RNA ligase family protein codes for MVTERAAEAPGTGAPPARVRMIGVAIPIPDPYGALLQGKRASYGDPLAGAIPTHITLLPPTEVDGVELDAIEAHLLDIARKERPFHIRLRGSGTFRPVSPVVFVALGEGIDDCERLQALIASGPLARPLDFPFHPHVTIAHHLPDKVMDQAFMELATYSARFEVWGFSLYEHGEDGVWRPQRDYVFGVGGAGPRTEDDCPTES; via the coding sequence GTGGTCACTGAGAGGGCGGCCGAGGCGCCCGGGACGGGCGCGCCTCCGGCGAGGGTCCGCATGATCGGGGTGGCCATCCCGATCCCGGACCCCTACGGCGCGCTGCTCCAGGGCAAGCGCGCCTCCTATGGCGACCCGCTCGCCGGTGCGATCCCGACCCACATCACCCTCCTGCCGCCCACAGAGGTGGACGGGGTGGAGCTGGACGCCATCGAGGCGCACCTGCTGGACATCGCCCGCAAGGAGCGGCCCTTCCATATCCGGTTGCGTGGTAGCGGAACGTTCCGACCCGTGTCCCCGGTCGTGTTCGTGGCCTTGGGTGAGGGGATCGACGATTGCGAACGCCTTCAGGCGCTAATTGCGTCGGGGCCGCTCGCCCGGCCGCTCGACTTCCCGTTCCACCCGCACGTGACCATCGCCCACCATCTGCCCGACAAGGTGATGGATCAGGCGTTCATGGAACTGGCCACCTACAGCGCCCGGTTCGAAGTCTGGGGGTTCTCGCTGTACGAGCACGGTGAGGACGGCGTGTGGCGCCCCCAGCGCGACTACGTGTTCGGCGTCGGCGGCGCCGGTCCCCGGACGGAGGACGACTGCCCCACAGAGTCCTGA
- the trpS gene encoding tryptophan--tRNA ligase: protein MHMPEAPSPAGTAARPADTAARSVTAVPRDTAAPRVLSGIQPTADSFHLGNYLGALRQWVAMQDSHDAFYCVVDLHAITVEHDPAVLRRRTKVAAAQLFAMGVDPERATVFVQSHVPEHAELAWVLGCLTGFGEAGRMTQFKDKSSKQGTAGTSVGLFTYPILQAADILLYTPEPGPDGRALRVPVGEDQRQHLELTRTLAGRFNHRFGETFVLPEAFIPEDAAKITDLQEPTAKMSKSASSPQGIIDVLEDPGPMRKKIMRAVTDTGSEVVYDEEKKAGVTNLLRIYSALEGTSVADLEARYAGAGYGQFKKDLAQVVLDTFTPIRERTLMLLDDEEQLDRLLAQGAVRASHVASRTMETVRERVGFVGLGSGGRGH, encoded by the coding sequence GTGCACATGCCCGAAGCGCCCAGCCCCGCCGGCACCGCCGCGCGGCCCGCCGACACCGCCGCGCGGAGCGTCACCGCCGTCCCGCGCGACACCGCCGCCCCCCGCGTGCTGTCCGGCATCCAGCCGACCGCCGACTCGTTCCACCTCGGCAACTACCTGGGCGCTCTGCGGCAGTGGGTCGCGATGCAGGACTCGCACGACGCGTTCTACTGCGTGGTGGACCTGCACGCGATCACGGTCGAGCACGACCCGGCCGTCCTGCGCCGCCGCACGAAGGTCGCCGCGGCGCAGCTGTTCGCGATGGGCGTGGACCCCGAGCGGGCGACCGTTTTCGTGCAGAGCCACGTCCCCGAGCACGCGGAGCTGGCGTGGGTCCTCGGCTGCCTCACCGGGTTCGGCGAGGCCGGGCGGATGACCCAGTTCAAGGACAAGTCGTCCAAGCAGGGGACGGCGGGCACCAGCGTCGGGCTGTTCACCTACCCGATCCTCCAGGCGGCCGACATCCTGCTCTACACGCCCGAGCCGGGTCCGGACGGCAGGGCCCTGCGCGTGCCGGTCGGCGAGGACCAGCGGCAGCACCTGGAGCTCACCCGCACGCTCGCCGGGCGCTTCAACCACCGGTTCGGCGAGACGTTCGTCCTCCCGGAGGCGTTCATCCCCGAGGACGCCGCGAAGATCACCGACCTCCAGGAGCCGACCGCGAAGATGAGCAAGTCGGCGTCCTCGCCGCAGGGCATCATCGACGTCCTGGAGGACCCGGGCCCGATGCGCAAGAAGATCATGCGCGCGGTGACCGACACGGGCTCCGAGGTGGTCTACGACGAGGAGAAGAAGGCCGGCGTCACGAACCTGCTGCGGATCTACTCGGCGCTGGAGGGGACGTCCGTCGCCGACCTGGAGGCCCGGTACGCCGGGGCGGGCTACGGCCAGTTCAAGAAGGACCTCGCGCAGGTCGTCCTGGACACGTTCACGCCGATCAGGGAGCGCACCCTCATGCTGCTCGACGACGAGGAGCAGCTCGACCGGCTCCTCGCGCAGGGCGCCGTCCGCGCCTCGCACGTCGCGTCCCGGACGATGGAGACCGTCCGCGAGCGGGTGGGCTTCGTGGGGCTGGGATCCGGGGGACGTGGTCACTGA
- a CDS encoding hemolysin family protein has product MDRTPPTPRYPRSRPPRRLARPLIWLLSGSADLVVRLAGGDPGALREELTAERMRALVAENTLITADERALIGEVFAAGERPLREVLVPRTEVEFLDAGLPLRAAARVAAGSPHSRFPVCRDSHDEVIGFVHIRDLLPAGVPDPPGEDGPVGELARPVKFLPSSKRVLPALSEMRREGCHLAIVMDEYGGVAGIVTLEDLVEELIGDIRDEYDVQDAQARRLHGGVVEVDGLLNLDDFAAETGIRLPAGPYETVAGHIMAVLGRVPAKGDSVEAGGRLLAVALMDGRRVARVRVTPRATPQLLPSAPAPPPATPRAVAPRETPAPNGSGGT; this is encoded by the coding sequence ATGGACCGGACGCCGCCGACTCCGCGGTACCCGCGGTCACGGCCGCCGAGACGGCTCGCCAGGCCGCTGATCTGGCTGCTGTCGGGCTCGGCCGACCTCGTGGTGCGGCTCGCGGGCGGCGACCCGGGGGCGCTGCGCGAGGAGCTGACCGCCGAGCGGATGCGGGCGCTCGTCGCGGAGAACACCCTGATCACCGCGGACGAGCGGGCGCTGATCGGGGAGGTGTTCGCGGCGGGGGAGCGGCCGCTGCGGGAGGTGCTCGTCCCGCGCACGGAGGTCGAGTTCCTGGACGCGGGGCTGCCGCTGCGGGCGGCGGCGCGGGTGGCGGCGGGCAGTCCGCACTCGCGGTTCCCGGTCTGCCGCGACTCCCACGACGAGGTGATCGGCTTCGTCCACATCAGGGACCTGCTGCCGGCCGGCGTCCCCGACCCGCCGGGCGAGGACGGGCCCGTGGGGGAGCTGGCCCGCCCGGTGAAGTTCCTGCCGTCCTCCAAGCGGGTTCTGCCCGCTCTGTCGGAGATGCGCCGCGAGGGCTGCCATCTTGCGATCGTCATGGACGAGTACGGCGGCGTCGCCGGGATCGTCACGCTGGAGGACCTCGTGGAGGAGCTGATCGGCGACATTCGCGATGAATATGATGTGCAGGACGCGCAGGCTCGGCGCCTGCACGGCGGCGTGGTCGAGGTCGACGGCCTGCTCAACCTCGACGACTTCGCCGCCGAGACCGGGATCCGGCTGCCCGCCGGGCCCTACGAGACGGTCGCCGGCCACATCATGGCCGTCCTCGGCCGGGTGCCCGCGAAGGGCGACTCGGTGGAGGCCGGGGGGCGGCTGCTCGCCGTCGCCCTGATGGACGGCCGGCGGGTGGCCCGCGTGCGCGTCACACCGCGGGCGACGCCGCAGCTCCTACCGTCGGCGCCCGCGCCGCCGCCTGCGACCCCGCGGGCGGTCGCACCGCGAGAGACGCCTGCCCCGAACGGGTCCGGCGGCACCTGA
- the galE gene encoding UDP-glucose 4-epimerase GalE — protein sequence MKLLVTGGAGYIGSVVSALLLEAGHEVVVLDDLSTGHADAVPEGARLVRGTLRETAADVLGGAGFDAVLHFAAKSLVGESVEKPGLYWDKNLGESLALLEAMRVSGVPRIVFSSTAATYGEPESTPILETDPTRPTNPYGASKLAIDTTLAEYARLHGIGGVSLRYFNVAGAYGRQGERHAVETHLIPNVLKVAQGDGEAVHVFGEDYPTPDGTCLRDYIHVADLGRAHLLALDACAPGSHQVFNLGSGTGNSVREVIDVCREVTGREIPAVVGPRRPGDPAVLVASSEKIKSQLGWKPERDLRAMVSDAWTFLRSR from the coding sequence GTGAAGCTGCTCGTCACCGGAGGCGCCGGCTACATCGGCAGCGTCGTCTCCGCCCTGCTCCTGGAGGCGGGGCATGAGGTCGTCGTGCTGGACGACCTGTCCACCGGGCACGCGGACGCGGTGCCCGAGGGCGCGCGGCTGGTGCGCGGCACGCTGCGCGAGACGGCCGCGGACGTTCTGGGCGGCGCGGGCTTCGACGCGGTCCTGCACTTCGCCGCCAAGTCGCTGGTGGGCGAGTCGGTGGAGAAGCCCGGCCTGTACTGGGACAAGAACCTCGGCGAGTCCCTCGCGCTCCTTGAGGCGATGCGGGTCTCGGGCGTCCCGAGGATCGTGTTCTCCTCGACCGCCGCGACGTACGGGGAGCCGGAGTCCACGCCGATCCTGGAGACCGACCCGACCCGTCCGACCAACCCGTACGGCGCGTCCAAGCTGGCGATCGACACCACGCTCGCCGAGTACGCCCGGCTGCACGGCATCGGCGGGGTGTCGCTGCGCTACTTCAACGTGGCGGGCGCCTACGGCCGGCAGGGCGAGCGGCACGCCGTCGAGACCCACCTGATCCCGAACGTGCTGAAGGTCGCGCAGGGCGACGGGGAGGCCGTCCACGTCTTCGGCGAGGACTACCCGACCCCGGACGGCACCTGCCTGCGCGACTACATCCACGTCGCCGACCTCGGCCGCGCCCACCTGCTCGCGCTGGACGCCTGCGCGCCCGGCTCCCACCAGGTCTTCAACCTCGGCAGCGGCACCGGCAACTCCGTCCGCGAGGTCATCGACGTCTGCCGCGAGGTCACCGGGCGGGAGATCCCCGCCGTGGTCGGGCCGCGCCGTCCCGGTGACCCGGCCGTCCTGGTGGCGTCCTCGGAGAAGATCAAGTCGCAGCTCGGCTGGAAGCCCGAGCGCGACCTGCGCGCCATGGTGTCGGACGCGTGGACGTTCCTGCGCTCGCGGTGA
- the galK gene encoding galactokinase gives MDVPALAVTGTGHGALITAFSEAYGRAPDGVWHAPGRVNLIGEHTDYNDGLVLPFALPQGVTVAAARRGDGVIEVRSAQAGGAPVTAPVAGGPVVSEGWPPDLAWAAYPVGVARVLNAHATGGPAAGGASLMIDSDLPQGAGLASSAALECATALALRDLHGAGIERADLARLAQRAENEQVGVPCGPMDQSASLLCTPGHALMLDCRSGLSSQVPLALADAGLALLVADTRADHALADGEYARRRAECEEAAARLGVAALRDVKDLAGALGTLRDPVLRRRVQHVVTENHRVEAVAGLLRAGAVAELGSLLNASHLSLRDQFQVSWPEADAAVDAAVRAGARGGRMVGGGFGGSVIVLTGADRAGRVRDAITAVYEGRDWAEPRFLDATPSAGARRIH, from the coding sequence GTGGACGTTCCTGCGCTCGCGGTGACGGGGACGGGGCACGGCGCGCTCATCACCGCGTTCTCCGAGGCGTACGGCCGTGCCCCGGACGGCGTCTGGCACGCCCCGGGGCGGGTCAACCTGATCGGCGAGCACACCGACTACAACGACGGCCTCGTCCTGCCGTTCGCGCTGCCACAGGGCGTGACCGTCGCCGCCGCGCGACGCGGTGACGGGGTCATCGAGGTCCGCTCGGCGCAGGCCGGCGGCGCCCCGGTCACCGCGCCCGTCGCGGGAGGGCCGGTGGTCTCCGAGGGCTGGCCGCCCGACCTGGCCTGGGCCGCCTACCCCGTCGGCGTCGCCCGCGTGCTGAACGCACACGCGACGGGCGGGCCCGCGGCGGGCGGCGCCTCCCTGATGATCGACTCTGACCTCCCCCAGGGCGCCGGGCTGGCCTCGTCCGCCGCGCTGGAGTGCGCCACCGCGCTCGCCCTCCGCGACCTGCACGGCGCCGGGATCGAGCGGGCCGACCTGGCGCGGCTCGCGCAGCGCGCCGAGAACGAGCAGGTCGGCGTGCCGTGCGGGCCCATGGACCAGTCGGCGTCGCTGCTCTGCACGCCCGGTCACGCGCTGATGCTCGACTGCCGCAGCGGCCTGTCGTCCCAGGTGCCGCTCGCCCTCGCCGACGCGGGCCTGGCGCTGCTGGTGGCCGACACGCGCGCGGACCACGCCCTGGCGGACGGCGAGTACGCCCGCCGCCGCGCCGAGTGCGAGGAGGCCGCGGCCCGGCTGGGCGTCGCCGCGCTGCGCGACGTGAAGGACCTCGCCGGGGCCCTCGGCACGCTCCGCGACCCGGTGCTGCGCCGCCGCGTCCAGCACGTCGTGACCGAGAACCACCGCGTGGAGGCCGTCGCCGGACTGCTGCGCGCGGGGGCCGTCGCCGAGCTTGGCTCCCTCCTGAACGCCTCGCACCTGTCCCTGCGCGACCAGTTCCAGGTCTCCTGGCCCGAGGCCGACGCCGCCGTGGACGCGGCGGTCCGGGCCGGTGCCCGCGGCGGCCGGATGGTCGGCGGCGGATTCGGCGGCTCGGTGATCGTCCTCACGGGCGCCGACCGGGCCGGACGGGTCCGCGACGCGATCACGGCGGTCTACGAGGGACGCGACTGGGCGGAGCCGCGCTTCCTCGACGCCACACCGTCCGCAGGCGCCCGCCGCATCCACTGA
- a CDS encoding HSP90 family protein, with translation MAEQAFQVDLRGVVDLLSRHLYASPRVYLRELLQNAVDAITARGDGGRVAIETGGGVLRVHDDGIGLTEDEVHTLLATIGRSSKRDELGFARHDFLGQFGIGLLSAFLVADEIEVVTRSARGGAGVRWTGLSGGSYRVEPAERDEPGTTVTLRARPGSAELLSPPVVAGLARTYGSLLPVELTVDGVPVAGDGPVWRAAHRDPAGRRRALEEYCEELFGFTPFDVVDLDVPEAGLTGVAFVLPHPVAPSARAAHRVYLKRMLLAENVEGLLPDWAFFARCVVDAGELRPTASREALYEDELLESVRDGLGEILRQWLVKLAETDPAALDGFLGLHQLGVKAMALHDDDMLRIVDRWLDYETSAGPMTLAEFRRRHPDGRFTTSVDEFRRLSAVAGAQGVGLVNGGYVHDPEIIERLRGLDPDIRLGRLDAAELTTTFGTLDPAVELALRPFLAAAQRAVERLGCEVVVRDFDPASLPALYLTSRDAQFQDELARARDEADELWADVLGAVGAHSVADRAQLVLNHRNPLTRRITALGADGPVEPAVQALYGQALLLGHHPLRPADTAVLNRSFIGLLEWAVHPPEARE, from the coding sequence GTGGCGGAACAGGCTTTTCAGGTCGATCTGCGCGGCGTGGTGGATCTGCTGAGCCGCCATCTCTACGCCAGTCCCCGCGTCTACCTGCGGGAACTCCTGCAGAACGCCGTCGACGCGATCACCGCGCGCGGTGACGGCGGCCGGGTCGCCATCGAGACCGGCGGCGGTGTCCTGCGCGTCCACGACGACGGGATCGGCCTCACCGAGGACGAGGTCCACACCCTGCTCGCGACGATCGGGCGCTCGTCCAAGCGGGACGAACTCGGGTTCGCGCGGCACGACTTCCTCGGCCAGTTCGGGATCGGGCTGCTGTCGGCGTTCCTCGTCGCCGACGAGATCGAGGTGGTGACGCGGTCCGCGCGCGGTGGCGCGGGGGTGCGGTGGACGGGGCTGTCCGGCGGCAGCTACCGCGTCGAGCCCGCCGAGCGCGACGAGCCGGGCACGACGGTCACGCTCCGGGCGCGGCCGGGGTCGGCGGAGCTGCTGAGCCCGCCGGTGGTGGCGGGCCTCGCCCGCACGTACGGGTCGCTGCTGCCGGTCGAGCTGACCGTGGACGGCGTGCCGGTCGCCGGGGACGGTCCCGTGTGGCGGGCGGCCCACCGCGACCCGGCCGGGCGGCGGCGTGCGCTGGAGGAGTACTGCGAGGAGCTGTTCGGCTTCACGCCGTTCGACGTGGTCGACCTGGACGTCCCGGAGGCGGGGCTGACGGGCGTCGCGTTCGTCCTGCCGCATCCGGTCGCGCCGTCCGCGCGCGCCGCGCACCGCGTCTACCTGAAGCGGATGCTGCTGGCGGAGAACGTGGAGGGGCTGCTGCCCGACTGGGCGTTCTTCGCCCGCTGCGTCGTCGACGCGGGGGAGCTGCGGCCGACCGCGAGCCGTGAGGCGCTCTACGAGGACGAACTGCTGGAGTCGGTCCGGGACGGGCTGGGCGAGATCCTGCGGCAGTGGCTGGTGAAGCTGGCGGAGACCGATCCGGCGGCGCTGGACGGGTTCCTCGGGCTGCACCAGCTCGGCGTGAAGGCGATGGCGCTGCACGACGACGACATGCTGCGGATCGTGGACCGCTGGCTGGACTACGAGACGTCCGCCGGGCCGATGACGCTGGCGGAGTTCCGGCGGCGCCACCCGGACGGCCGGTTCACCACGAGCGTGGACGAGTTCCGGCGGCTGTCGGCGGTCGCCGGCGCGCAGGGCGTCGGGCTCGTCAACGGCGGCTACGTGCACGACCCGGAGATCATCGAGCGGTTGCGGGGGCTGGACCCGGACATCCGGCTGGGCAGGCTCGACGCGGCGGAGCTGACCACCACGTTCGGGACGCTCGACCCCGCGGTGGAGCTGGCGCTGCGGCCCTTCCTCGCCGCGGCGCAGCGGGCGGTGGAGCGGCTCGGCTGCGAGGTGGTCGTCCGCGACTTCGACCCGGCGTCGCTGCCCGCGTTGTACCTGACCAGCCGTGACGCGCAGTTCCAGGACGAGCTGGCGCGGGCGCGGGACGAGGCGGACGAGCTGTGGGCCGACGTCCTCGGCGCGGTCGGCGCCCACTCCGTGGCCGACCGCGCGCAGCTGGTCCTCAACCACCGCAACCCGCTGACCCGCCGCATCACCGCGCTCGGCGCGGACGGGCCGGTCGAGCCGGCCGTCCAGGCGCTGTACGGGCAGGCGCTGCTGCTCGGCCACCATCCGCTGAGGCCCGCCGACACCGCGGTGCTGAACCGTTCGTTCATCGGCCTGCTGGAGTGGGCCGTCCACCCCCCGGAGGCCCGAGAGTGA
- a CDS encoding malate dehydrogenase, with amino-acid sequence MTRTPVTVTVTGAAGQIGYALLFRIASGQLLGADVPVRLRLLEIPQAVKAAEGTAMELDDCAFPLVSGIDILDDAVKAFEGANVALLVGARPRTKGMERGDLLEANGGIFKPQGEAINAGAADDIKVLVVGNPANTNALIAQSHAPDVPASRFTAMTRLDHNRALAQLSKKAGVSVADIRRMTIWGNHSATQYPDIFHAEIAGKNAAETVNDQGWLENDFIPTVAKRGAAIIEARGASSAASAASAAIDHVHTWVNGTADGDWTSMAVVSDGSYGVPEGLISSFPVTTANGEWEIVQGLEIDAFSRARIDASVGELSEERDAVRKLGLI; translated from the coding sequence ATGACGCGCACTCCAGTCACCGTCACCGTCACCGGCGCCGCGGGCCAGATCGGCTACGCGCTGCTGTTCCGCATAGCGTCCGGCCAGCTGCTCGGCGCGGACGTACCCGTGCGCCTGCGGCTGCTGGAGATCCCCCAGGCGGTGAAGGCCGCGGAGGGCACCGCCATGGAGCTGGACGACTGCGCGTTCCCGCTGGTGTCCGGCATCGACATCCTCGACGACGCCGTGAAGGCGTTCGAGGGCGCGAACGTGGCGCTGCTGGTCGGTGCCCGCCCCCGCACGAAGGGGATGGAGCGCGGCGACCTGCTGGAGGCCAACGGCGGGATCTTCAAGCCGCAGGGCGAGGCGATCAACGCGGGCGCCGCGGACGACATCAAGGTGCTGGTCGTCGGCAACCCGGCGAACACCAACGCGCTGATCGCGCAGTCGCACGCGCCGGACGTCCCCGCCTCCCGCTTCACCGCGATGACCCGGCTGGACCACAACCGGGCGCTGGCGCAGCTGTCGAAGAAGGCGGGCGTGTCCGTCGCCGACATCCGCAGGATGACGATCTGGGGCAACCACTCGGCCACCCAGTACCCGGACATCTTCCACGCCGAGATCGCCGGCAAGAACGCCGCCGAGACGGTCAACGACCAGGGCTGGCTGGAGAACGACTTCATCCCGACCGTCGCCAAGCGCGGCGCCGCCATCATCGAGGCGCGGGGCGCGTCGTCGGCCGCGTCGGCAGCGTCCGCCGCGATCGACCACGTGCACACCTGGGTCAACGGCACCGCCGACGGTGACTGGACGTCCATGGCGGTCGTGTCGGACGGCTCGTACGGCGTCCCCGAGGGCCTGATCTCCTCGTTCCCCGTCACGACGGCGAACGGCGAGTGGGAGATCGTCCAGGGGCTGGAGATCGACGCCTTCTCGCGCGCCCGGATCGACGCGTCCGTGGGAGAGCTGTCGGAGGAGCGCGACGCCGTCCGCAAGCTCGGCCTCATCTGA
- a CDS encoding NADP-dependent isocitrate dehydrogenase, with translation MPKIKVAAPVVELDGDEMTRIIWKFIKDQLILPYLDVDLKYYDLGIEHRDATDDQVTVDAAHAIKEHGVGVKCATITPDEARVEEFGLKKMWRSPNGTIRNILGGVIFREPIVASNIPRLVPGWTKPIIIGRHAHGDQYKATDFVVPGPGKVTITYTPQDGSEPMEFEIADFPGGGVAMGMYNYDDSIRDFARTSMRYALNREMPLYMSTKNTILKAYDGRFKDLFQEIYESEFKAEFEAKGLTYEHRLIDDMVAAALKWEGGFVWAAKNYDGDVQSDTLAQGFGSLGLMTSVLMTPDGKTVEAEAAHGTVTRHYRQHQQGKPTSTNPIASIFAWTRGLEHRGKLDGNAQLIGFAKALEEVCVQTVEAGQMTKDLALLVGADTPWLTTQEFLEALDTNLQKKVNG, from the coding sequence ATGCCCAAGATCAAAGTAGCGGCCCCCGTCGTCGAGCTCGACGGCGACGAAATGACGCGGATCATCTGGAAATTCATCAAGGACCAGTTGATCCTGCCTTACCTGGACGTCGATCTGAAGTACTACGACCTGGGGATCGAGCACCGTGACGCCACGGACGACCAGGTCACGGTGGACGCCGCCCACGCCATCAAGGAGCACGGCGTCGGTGTGAAGTGCGCCACCATCACCCCCGACGAGGCGCGCGTCGAGGAGTTCGGCCTGAAGAAGATGTGGCGCTCCCCCAACGGGACGATCCGCAACATCCTCGGCGGCGTGATCTTCCGTGAGCCGATCGTGGCCTCCAACATCCCCCGCCTGGTGCCGGGCTGGACGAAGCCGATCATCATCGGCCGTCACGCCCACGGCGACCAGTACAAGGCCACCGACTTCGTCGTTCCGGGCCCGGGCAAGGTGACGATCACCTACACGCCGCAGGACGGGTCGGAGCCGATGGAGTTCGAGATCGCGGACTTCCCCGGTGGCGGCGTCGCCATGGGCATGTACAACTACGACGACTCGATCCGCGACTTCGCGCGCACGAGCATGCGGTACGCGCTGAACCGCGAGATGCCCCTGTACATGTCGACGAAGAACACGATCCTCAAGGCCTACGACGGCCGCTTCAAGGACCTCTTCCAGGAGATCTACGAGTCGGAGTTCAAGGCCGAGTTCGAGGCCAAGGGCCTCACCTACGAGCACCGGCTCATCGACGACATGGTCGCCGCCGCGCTCAAGTGGGAGGGCGGCTTCGTCTGGGCTGCGAAGAACTACGACGGCGACGTCCAGTCCGACACCCTCGCGCAGGGCTTCGGCTCCCTCGGGCTGATGACGTCGGTCCTCATGACCCCCGACGGCAAGACCGTCGAGGCCGAGGCCGCGCACGGCACGGTGACCCGGCACTACCGCCAGCACCAGCAGGGCAAGCCGACGTCGACCAACCCGATCGCGTCGATCTTCGCGTGGACCCGGGGGCTTGAGCACCGCGGCAAGCTCGACGGCAACGCGCAGCTCATCGGCTTCGCGAAGGCGCTCGAAGAGGTCTGCGTCCAGACCGTCGAGGCCGGTCAGATGACCAAGGACCTGGCGCTGCTCGTCGGCGCCGACACCCCCTGGCTGACCACGCAGGAGTTCCTGGAGGCCCTCGACACCAACCTCCAGAAGAAGGTCAACGGCTGA
- a CDS encoding DUF3017 domain-containing protein, whose protein sequence is MSTEVHRRRRRAPRRRGAAPHWLGRLPYLLVLSGVGAGLALCALDYWRKGSGLMAAALLLGALARLLLPESQLGLLAVRSRSVDCWTLVILGEMVAFVALSIPPMNKTGLVLAGAFGVLIALAMAARGLRLLMSGRRDGPSG, encoded by the coding sequence ATGAGCACCGAGGTGCACCGGCGGAGGCGCCGCGCGCCGCGCCGCAGGGGCGCCGCGCCGCACTGGCTCGGCCGGCTGCCATATCTGCTCGTCCTCAGCGGCGTCGGCGCCGGGCTCGCGCTGTGCGCGCTCGACTACTGGCGCAAGGGATCCGGCCTGATGGCGGCGGCGCTGCTCCTCGGGGCGCTCGCGCGGCTGCTGCTGCCGGAGTCGCAGCTCGGCCTGCTTGCGGTGCGCAGCCGGTCCGTCGACTGCTGGACGCTCGTGATCCTCGGTGAGATGGTGGCGTTCGTCGCGCTGAGCATCCCTCCGATGAACAAGACCGGACTCGTCCTCGCCGGGGCGTTCGGCGTGCTGATCGCGCTCGCGATGGCGGCGCGCGGCCTGCGGCTGCTGATGTCCGGCCGCCGGGACGGCCCGTCCGGCTGA
- a CDS encoding FHA domain-containing protein — protein sequence MEGPFMRIEDSGLVVPLRPDVTTVGRGRGVDIRLDDPSVSRLHAEIVRRGPYVYVVDMGLSRNGTRVNGRPIARRVLEDGDVVSFGTARCRMGGIPREEVDPDVELRRAVAPELTRREVDVLTALCRPALSDEAFVAPATARDIAGELVVTEAAVKQHLLRLYQKFRIPEGANRRTRLANEVIAMGLVRPLPPVHVPQQGRPMDGRTTGVRGAEPRRPGTPGHAPGHVTGPGRPAHSAAGRRAS from the coding sequence GTGGAGGGGCCGTTCATGCGGATCGAGGACAGCGGGCTGGTGGTGCCGCTGCGCCCCGACGTTACGACGGTCGGGAGAGGGAGAGGAGTCGACATCCGCCTCGATGATCCGAGCGTGTCGCGTTTGCACGCCGAGATCGTTCGACGCGGCCCGTATGTGTACGTCGTCGACATGGGCCTGTCCCGTAACGGAACCCGAGTCAACGGCAGGCCGATCGCCCGCCGTGTCCTGGAGGACGGAGACGTCGTGAGCTTCGGCACGGCGCGCTGCCGGATGGGGGGCATCCCCCGGGAGGAGGTGGATCCGGACGTCGAGCTGCGGCGGGCCGTCGCACCCGAGCTCACCCGCCGTGAGGTCGACGTGCTGACCGCGCTCTGCCGCCCCGCCCTCTCGGACGAGGCGTTCGTGGCACCGGCCACCGCCCGTGACATCGCGGGCGAACTGGTCGTCACCGAGGCCGCCGTCAAGCAGCACCTGCTGCGTCTGTACCAGAAATTCCGCATCCCGGAGGGCGCCAACCGCCGCACGCGGCTCGCGAACGAGGTCATCGCCATGGGCCTCGTCCGTCCGCTGCCGCCGGTGCACGTGCCCCAGCAGGGCCGCCCGATGGACGGGCGGACCACCGGGGTCCGGGGAGCCGAACCGCGCAGACCGGGCACCCCGGGGCACGCCCCGGGGCATGTCACCGGTCCCGGCCGTCCGGCGCACAGCGCCGCGGGACGCCGGGCCAGCTGA